From the genome of Plasmodium malariae genome assembly, chromosome: 9, one region includes:
- the PmUG01_09025800 gene encoding folate transporter 2, putative translates to MIEKSNNPYLTIDPIVDRTKQNGEELPLINGKVKGHLDFTQIVVYLVGLSDGLTHLASLAVYYLFKDYFRLTPYQVSLILMYPYIPFILKPGIALITDSFSIFGMRRKPYLFVFSLFQSFNFLALAFLNLTVVQATLILFFISLCASFCTTVAEALVVESSIGKTYSQGTNKVTEFIAAKAIGSLSVAYFSGYFLEKMSREYIFMTTSIFPLIISVSCLFLKEKQYATNKNIVKQLTDLVKFINTPVFLGPFLYIFVYMSGPDYDDAFFFFCTNKLGFRPTFMGTLRLTYGIASLIGIIVYRVFLKNHGLKKSLIITTLVSFPIYISPIILTEKINKYFGISDELFVLSGGFLIEAITEIQLLPLFILTANICQPGLEASVFATILSVKNLGSLTKKGTSSFLTYLMNIDSYNFDSLSVYILICGLFLLLSLTLVPLLPDEEKIDKLKNEQAGKS, encoded by the coding sequence ATGATTGAAAAGTCGAACAACCCGTATCTAACGATAGACCCAATTGTAGACAGAACGAAGCAAAATGGTGAAGAGTTGCCCTTAATAAATGGGAAGGTAAAAGGTCATTTGGATTTTACTCAGATAGTAGTATATTTGGTAGGTTTATCCGATGGACTAACTCATTTAGCATCGTTAGcagtatattatttatttaaagacTATTTTAGGTTAACACCTTATCAAGTATCGTTAATATTGATGTATCcatatattccttttatattaaaaccTGGTATTGCATTAATAACAGAttctttttcaatatttggTATGAGAAGAAAACCATACTTATTTGTATTTAGTCTATTTCAGTCATTTAACTTTTTAGCATTAGCATTTCTAAATTTGACAGTGGTACAAGCaactttaattttattttttatctccTTATGTGCATCATTCTGTACAACAGTAGCAGAAGCATTAGTAGTGGAAAGTTCTATTGGAAAAACATATAGCCAGGGGACAAATAAGGTAACTGAGTTTATTGCTGCAAAGGCTATAGGTAGTTTATCCGTTGCATATTTTTCAGGGTACTTTCTAGAAAAGATGTCTAGAGAATATATCTTTATGACCACTTCCATATTTCCATTAATTATATCTGTATCATGTTTATTCTTAAAGGAAAAGCAATATgctacaaataaaaatattgtaaaacaGTTAACTGATTTAGTGAAATTTATTAACACACCTGTATTTTTAGGTccttttctatatattttcgtATATATGTCTGGACCTGATTATGAtgatgcttttttttttttctgtacaAATAAACTAGGTTTTAGACCTACTTTTATGGGAACCCTAAGATTAACTTACGGTATTGCATCATTAATAGGTATAATAGTATATcgtgtatttttaaaaaatcatgGACTTAAAAAATCTTTAATTATTACAACCTTAGTATCTTttccaatatatatatcgcCAATCATATTAAcagaaaagataaataaatattttggtATATCGGACGAACTATTTGTTTTAAGTGGAGGTTTCCTAATTGAAGCAATTACAGAGATACAGCTTTTacctctttttattttaacagcTAATATATGTCAACCTGGGTTAGAAGCTAGTGTTTTTGCTACTATTCTCAGTGTAAAAAATTTGGGTTCTCTAACAAAAAAGGGTACCTCTTCCTTTTTAACGTATCTAATGAATATCGACAGTTACAATTTTGACAGTCTTAGTGTgtacatattaatatgtgGCTTATTTCTGCTCCTCTCCTTAACACTCGTCCCGCTACTCCCTGATGAAGAGAAAATAGACAAGCTCAAGAATGAGCAGGCTGGCAAGTCCTAA